One part of the Neoarius graeffei isolate fNeoGra1 chromosome 2, fNeoGra1.pri, whole genome shotgun sequence genome encodes these proteins:
- the vps52 gene encoding vacuolar protein sorting-associated protein 52 homolog has product MADDVVPAEAPAEGNTAVGSNTSAMDYLQDEKSDADMVPTLNLGDLDLSSDEFILDEVDIHIQANLEDELVQEALRTGVDLRQYSKQVEAELQRIEQASIKDYIKESQNIASLHNQITACDSILERMEGMLSGFQADLSSISSEIETLQQQSVSMSVRLKNRQAVRSHLSQLVDELLVPGTMINVILESPVTEQQFLEQLHELNNKINFAKELSFRETLACADIQDIVDRLKIKAVSKIREFILQKIYSFRKPMTNYQIPQNTLLKHRFFYQFLLANERTVAKEIRDEYVDTMSKIYYSYFKSYSSRLLKVQYEDVADKDDLMGVEDTAKKGFFSKPSLKSRNTIFTLGQRGAVLSPAELEGPILIPHTVQRADSRYPYETLFRSQHYALLDNGCREFLFLSDFFMVTGNSALDLFNCVMGKTLTMFLKNISTYVSDCYDSIAVFLCIHIILRFKNITAKRNIPALDKYWEAVLEMLWPRFELILEMNIQSIRDTDPQKLGVLDTRPHYITRRYAEFSSAIVSINQTFPNERTNALLGQLQIEVENFVLKMAAEFPSRRDQLIFLINNYDMMLGVLMERAADDSKEVEGFQQLLLARTQEFIEEILAPPFGGMITFVKESEALMEKGQLDKLKNDEVRITQLVRGFSSTWKQSVEALSQDVMRSFTNFKNGTSIIQGALTQLIQYYHGFHKILSQPTFRSLAVRSELINLHHLMVEVKKHKPNF; this is encoded by the exons AAGTCAGACGCTGATATGGTGCCCACGCTGAACCTGGGGGATCTGGACCTGTCCTCAGACGAGTTTATTCTGGATGAGGTGGACA tCCACATTCAGGCAAATCTGGAGGACGAGCTGGTGCAGGAAGCTCTCAGAACG GGCGTGGATCTGCGTCAGTACTCTAAGCAGGTGGAGGCAGAGCTACAGCGCATTGAACAGGCCTCAATCAAAGACT ACATTAAGGAGAGTCAGAACATTGCGTCGCTGCACAACCAGATCACCGCCTGTGACTCCATACTGGAG aggatgGAGGGCATGCTGAGTGGTTTCCAGGCGGATCTGTCGTCCATCAGCAGTGAGATCGAGACTCTGCAGCAGCAGTCAGTCAGTATGAGTGTGAGGCTGAAGAACAGACAGGCTGTACGCAGTCACCTCAGCCAGCTAGTGGACGAGCTGCTCGTACCCGGCACCATGATCAA tGTGATTCTGGAGAGCCCTGTGACGGAGCAGCAGTTCCTCGAGCAGCTTCATGAACTCAACAATAAGATCAACTTCGCTAAAGAGCTGAGTTTCAGAGAGACGCTCGCCTGCGCAGACATCCAGGACATCGTCGATCGCCTCAAGATCAAG GCGGTCAGCAAGATCCGTGAGTTCATCCTGCAGAAGATCTATTCATTCAGGAAGCCCATGACCAACTACCAGATCCCTCAGAACACACTCCtcaagcacag GTTCTTTTACCAGTTCCTGTTGGCCAATGAGAGGACGGTAGCGAAAGAAATCCGGGATGAGTACGTGGACACCATGAGCAAGATCTACTACAGCTACTTCAAGTCCTACAGCAGCCGACTGCTCAAAGTGCAG TATGAAGATGTTGCAGATAAGGACGATCTGATGGGTGTGGAGGATACAGCCAAGAA AGGGTTTTTCTCCAAACCGTCTCTGAAGAGCAGGAACACCATCTTCACTCTGGGTCAGAGGGGGGCGGTGCTGAGCCCGGCTGAGCTCGAGGGTCCCATCTTGATCCCACACACTGTTCAGCGTGCAGACTCCAGG tacccGTACGAGACACTGTTCCGCAGTCAGCACTACGCTCTGTTGGATAATGGCTGCCGTGAGTTCCTCTTCCTGTCCGATTTCTTCATGGTGACGGGAAACTCAGCTCTGGATCTGTTCAACTGCGTCATGGGCAAAACTCTCACCATGTTCCTG AAGAACATCTCTACATACGTGTCGGACTGCTATGACAGCATTGCTGTGTTTCTGTGTATCCACATCATCCTCCGCTTCAAAAACATCACGGCCAAGAGGAACATCCCCGCCCTGgacaa gtaCTGGGAGGCCGTGTTAGAGATGTTATGGCCAAGGTTTGAGCTCATCCTGGAGATGAACATCCAGAGCATCCGGGATACAGATCCTCAGAAACTTGGAGTGCTGGACACCAGACCACATTAT atCACCCGGCGTTATGCTGAGTTCTCCTCTGCCATAGTGAGCATAAACCAGACATTCCCTAACGAGAGAACCAATGCCCTGCTGGGACAACTACAG ATTGAAGTGGAGAATTTTGTATTGAAGATGGCTGCTGAATTTCCCTCCAGACGAGATCAGCTCATCTTCCTCATCAACAACTACGATATGATGCTGGGGGTTCTTAtg gagaGAGCAGCTGATGACAGTAAAGAGGTGGAAGGGTTTCAGCAGCTCCTCCTGGCCAGGACACAG gaattCATCGAGGAGATCCTGGCGCCACCGTTCGGTGGGATGATCACGTTTGTGAAGGAGAGCGAGGCACTGATGGAGAAAGGGCAGCTGGACAAGCTGAAGAACGATGAAG ttcgtATCACTCAGCTGGTGCGTGGTTTCTCCAGCACGTGGAAGCAGTCTGTGGAGGCTCTGAGTCAGGACGTCATGCGCTCCTTCACCAACTTTAAAAACGGCACCAGCATCATCCAG GGGGCGCTGACGCAGCTCATCCAGTACTACCACGGCTTCCATAAGATCCTGTCCCAGCCGACGTTCCGCAGCCTGGCCGTGCGCTCCGAGCTCATCAACCTGCACCACCTCATGGTGGAGGTGAAGAAACACAAACCGAACTTTTAA